In one Motacilla alba alba isolate MOTALB_02 chromosome 7, Motacilla_alba_V1.0_pri, whole genome shotgun sequence genomic region, the following are encoded:
- the ASB1 gene encoding ankyrin repeat and SOCS box protein 1 isoform X2 translates to MAEGGDPPAPGSAGRNLKEWLREQFCDHPLERCEDTRLHDAAFVGDLPTLRSLLQDESFQSRINEKSVWCCGWLPCTPLRIAATAGHGPCVDFLLRKGAEIDLVDVKGQTALYVAVVNGHLECAKILLKAGADPNGSRHHRSTPVYHAARVGRADILQELIRYGADVDVNHQPASRGPGQALRPLTTLVVCPLYISAAYHHLPCFRLLLQAGANPDFNCCGPINVQGFSRGSPVCVLDAVLRHGCEPAFVRLLIDFGADLNLVKVEALGGEATGRVKVNAEALEVFKEARGRTRSLLSLCRIAVRRILGKSRLDLIHSLPIPDPIKQFLLHEHS, encoded by the exons ATGGCGGAGGGCGGGGACCCGCCCGCCCCGGGCAG CGCAGGTCGCAACCTGAAGGAGTGGCTGCGGGAGCAGTTCTGCGACCACCCGCTGGAGCGCTGCGAAGACACCCGGCTGCACGACGCGGCCTTCGTGGGGGACCTGCCCACGCTGCGCAGCCTGCTGCAGGACGAGAGCTTCCAGAG CCGGATCAACGAGAAGTCGGTGTGGTGCTGCGGCTGGCTGCCCTGCACGCCCCTGCGCATCGCGGCCACCGCCGGCCACGGCCCCTGCGTCGACTTCCTGCTGCGCAAGGGGGCCGAGATCGACCTGGTGGACGTCAAGGGGCAGACGGCTCTCTACGTGGCCGTGGTCAACGGGCACCTGGAGTGTGCCAAGATCCTGCTGAAGGCTGGCGCTGATCCCAACGGCAGCCGGCACCACCGCAGCACCCCGGTGTACCACGCGGCGCGGGTGGGGCGCGCCGACATCCTGCAGGAGCTCATCAG GTACGGCGCGGACGTGGATGTGAACCACCAGCCGGCATCCCGCGGGCCGGGGCAGGCGCTGCGGCCGCTGACCACGCTGGTGGTGTGTCCCCTCTACATCAGCGCTGCCTACCACCACTTGCCCTGCTTCCGCCTGCTGCTCCAGGCGGGAGCCAACCCGGATTTTAACTGCTGCGGGCCCATCAACGTGCAGGGCTTCTCGCGGGGCTCGCCCGTGTGCGTGCTGGACGCTGTGCTGCGCCACGGCTGCGAGCCGGCCTTCGTCCGCCTCCTCATTGACTTTGGAGCGGATCTCAACCTCGTCAAGGTGGAGGCCTTGGGAGGCGAGGCCACGGGGAGGGTCAAGGTGAACGCCGAGGCGCTGGAGGTGTTCAAAGAAGCGAGGG GCCGCACCCGGAGCCTCTTGTCTCTGTGCCGCATAGCTGTGCGGAGAATCCTTGGCAAATCCCGCCTGGATCTGATCCACAGCCTTCCCATCCCAGACCCCATTAAACAATTTTTACTCCATGAACACAGTTAA
- the ASB1 gene encoding ankyrin repeat and SOCS box protein 1 isoform X1 — MLVDPFQGKPPEAALRERRDKIGRNLKEWLREQFCDHPLERCEDTRLHDAAFVGDLPTLRSLLQDESFQSRINEKSVWCCGWLPCTPLRIAATAGHGPCVDFLLRKGAEIDLVDVKGQTALYVAVVNGHLECAKILLKAGADPNGSRHHRSTPVYHAARVGRADILQELIRYGADVDVNHQPASRGPGQALRPLTTLVVCPLYISAAYHHLPCFRLLLQAGANPDFNCCGPINVQGFSRGSPVCVLDAVLRHGCEPAFVRLLIDFGADLNLVKVEALGGEATGRVKVNAEALEVFKEARGRTRSLLSLCRIAVRRILGKSRLDLIHSLPIPDPIKQFLLHEHS, encoded by the exons ATgcttgtggatcccttccaagGGAAGCCCCCGGAAGCTGCGCTGCGGGAACGCCGGGATAAGATCG GTCGCAACCTGAAGGAGTGGCTGCGGGAGCAGTTCTGCGACCACCCGCTGGAGCGCTGCGAAGACACCCGGCTGCACGACGCGGCCTTCGTGGGGGACCTGCCCACGCTGCGCAGCCTGCTGCAGGACGAGAGCTTCCAGAG CCGGATCAACGAGAAGTCGGTGTGGTGCTGCGGCTGGCTGCCCTGCACGCCCCTGCGCATCGCGGCCACCGCCGGCCACGGCCCCTGCGTCGACTTCCTGCTGCGCAAGGGGGCCGAGATCGACCTGGTGGACGTCAAGGGGCAGACGGCTCTCTACGTGGCCGTGGTCAACGGGCACCTGGAGTGTGCCAAGATCCTGCTGAAGGCTGGCGCTGATCCCAACGGCAGCCGGCACCACCGCAGCACCCCGGTGTACCACGCGGCGCGGGTGGGGCGCGCCGACATCCTGCAGGAGCTCATCAG GTACGGCGCGGACGTGGATGTGAACCACCAGCCGGCATCCCGCGGGCCGGGGCAGGCGCTGCGGCCGCTGACCACGCTGGTGGTGTGTCCCCTCTACATCAGCGCTGCCTACCACCACTTGCCCTGCTTCCGCCTGCTGCTCCAGGCGGGAGCCAACCCGGATTTTAACTGCTGCGGGCCCATCAACGTGCAGGGCTTCTCGCGGGGCTCGCCCGTGTGCGTGCTGGACGCTGTGCTGCGCCACGGCTGCGAGCCGGCCTTCGTCCGCCTCCTCATTGACTTTGGAGCGGATCTCAACCTCGTCAAGGTGGAGGCCTTGGGAGGCGAGGCCACGGGGAGGGTCAAGGTGAACGCCGAGGCGCTGGAGGTGTTCAAAGAAGCGAGGG GCCGCACCCGGAGCCTCTTGTCTCTGTGCCGCATAGCTGTGCGGAGAATCCTTGGCAAATCCCGCCTGGATCTGATCCACAGCCTTCCCATCCCAGACCCCATTAAACAATTTTTACTCCATGAACACAGTTAA